A window of Argopecten irradians isolate NY chromosome 14, Ai_NY, whole genome shotgun sequence contains these coding sequences:
- the LOC138308024 gene encoding neuroligin-3-like, protein MDDSHVRRCPCLKVGFMFIALTINNAVSTIVSSQSGDIEGIAVTLRNGIVHQFKGIPYAKPPVGPLRFKKPVQHPPWNNILNATEYGPSCVQASHGEHMYPISEDCLFLNVYVPTEVSAKANKSVMVWIYGGAFISGTASNYDGSLLALHGDVIVVTFNYRLGVLGFFSTGDSNAKGNYGLWDQIEALKWVKSNIEHFGGNPESITLFGESAGAFCVSHHAINPANKGLFHRVIMQSGSVHTVAAVTSYPADAASTLGEYLNCSDADNSESLVACLREKDVSTLHQISELVYALPALRKYLGLFLPFGPVIDGELIPDQPSTLMQNRSSEQFRFYQSLDVISGCTSAEGSILVMNIYLFPVVSLPEANISDGIPSWIPRLFIEPLVETFYNNDSSVLQHVYDRYTSPDSAEQGRLLVNLMGDTHFYTPMLKSLLDHDNNENINSTTYQFYFTRPSKMDALIGVPPEWFEGATHTADLAYLFHSDSLSNDDAVLSATMMSYWVNFAKYG, encoded by the coding sequence ATGGACGACTCACATGTAAGAAGATGTCCCTGTCTGAAAGTTGGGTTTATGTTCATAGCATTGACTATAAACAATGCAGTTTCCACTATTGTTTCATCACAAAGTGGTGATATTGAAGGGATAGCTGTTACATTAAGAAACGGAATTGTACATCAGTTCAAAGGGATTCCTTACGCCAAGCCGCCGGTCGGACCGCTTCGCTTCAAGAAACCTGTCCAACATCCTCCATGGAATAACATACTGAACGCTACAGAGTACGGTCCAAGCTGTGTTCAGGCGAGTCATGGTGAGCACATGTATCCTATATCCGAAGATTGTCTTTTTCTAAATGTTTATGTTCCAACTGAGGTATCGGCGAAAGCTAATAAGTCTGTCATGGTCTGGATTTATGGCGGTGCATTTATATCTGGAACAGCTTCCAATTATGACGGATCATTGTTGGCACTTCACGGTGACGTCATTGTTGTGACGTTCAACTATCGACTTGGAGTACTGGGGTTTTTCAGTACAGGAGACTCAAATGCAAAAGGCAACTACGGGCTGTGGGATCAAATTGAAGCTCTTAAATGGGTTAAATCCAATATAGAACATTTTGGTGGAAACCCGGAGTCTATAACATTATTCGGAGAATCTGCTGGTGCTTTTTGTGTTTCGCATCATGCTATCAATCCGGCAAACAAAGGACTTTTCCATCGCGTTATCATGCAAAGTGGATCTGTTCATACAGTTGCAGCGGTGACGAGTTACCCTGCAGACGCAGCCAGCACTTTAGGGGAATATCTTAATTGCAGTGACGCAGATAATTCGGAGTCACTTGTCGCTTGCCTGCGTGAGAAAGACGTATCTACCCTCCATCAGATATCAGAACTGGTTTATGCATTACCTGCCTTAAGGAAATATCTTGGCCTTTTCTTGCCATTCGGACCAGTAATTGATGGGGAATTGATACCTGATCAACCTTCGACTTTAATGCAAAATCGTTCGTCAGAGCAATTTCGATTTTATCAGTCACTTGACGTCATATCCGGTTGCACTTCCGCTGAAGGATCTATATTGGTCATGAATATTTACCTTTTTCCTGTGGTTTCGTTACCAGAAGCTAACATATCCGACGGAATACCATCCTGGATTCCTAGATTGTTCATTGAACCACTGGTCGAAACGTTTTACAATAACGACAGTAGCGTGTTACAGCATGTTTATGACCGTTATACGTCACCGGATTCAGCAGAACAAGGGCGATTACTCGTCAATCTCATGGGGGATACTCACTTTTATACTCCCATGCTAAAATCGCTTCTAGACCATGACAATAATGAAAACATTAACTCAACAACTTACCAATTTTACTTCACGAGACCATCCAAAATGGATGCCTTAATTGGTGTTCCGCCTGAGTGGTTTGAGGGGGCGACCCACACGGCTGACCTGGCATACTTATTTCATAGCGATTCCTTAAGTAATGACGACGCAGTGCTCTCAGCGACTATGATGTCGTATTGGGTAAATTTTGCTAAGTATGGGTGA
- the LOC138307086 gene encoding pyrethroid hydrolase Ces2e-like, whose product MATIYMRKCVVLMLFCLLFVFHIEHAFGSIVSSEAGSIEGVLVPFPNGNVYQFKGIPYAKPPVGPLRFSKPVKQPPWSDTLNATEYKPGCIQSDPGNLPTSEDCLFLNVYVPSEVSAIANKTVMVWIHGGGYTSGAGSLYDGSFLALHGDVIVVTLNYRLGVLGFFSTGDANARGNYGLWDQIEALKWVKSNIRNFGGNPDSVTLFGESAGAFSVSHLAIMPSNKGLFHRVIMQSGSLGSFGSVIRYPADAASNFGSFLQCSGSDNSELLLTCLRGISTVRYFCLKVYYY is encoded by the coding sequence ATGGCGACTATTTATATGCGAAAGTGTGTCGTCTTGATGCTTTTCTGTCTGCTTTTCGTTTTTCACATCGAACATGCATTTGGAAGTATTGTTTCATCAGAAGCTGGTTCCATAGAAGGCGTACTTGTTCCGTTTCCAAATGGAAACGTATATCAATTCAAAGGGATTCCTTACGCTAAGCCACCGGTCGGACCACTTCGCTTCAGTAAACCTGTGAAACAACCTCCATGGAGTGACACACTGAACGCTACAGAATACAAGCCGGGCTGTATTCAGTCGGACCCTGGTAACCTTCCTACATCTGAAGATTGTCTTTTTCTAAATGTGTATGTTCCAAGTGAGGTATCGGCGATAGCTaataaaacggtgatggtttgGATTCATGGCGGAGGTTACACATCTGGGGCAGGCTCTTTGTACGACGGATCATTTTTGGCCCTTCACGGTGACGTCATAGTGGTGACGTTGAACTACCGGTTAGGAGTGCTGGGTTTTTTCAGTACAGGCGACGCGAATGCCAGAGGCAACTACGGATTGTGGGATCAAATTGAAGCTCTTAAATGGGTTAAATCTAATATAAGAAACTTTGGTGGAAATCCGGATTCCGTAACGCTGTTTGGTGAATCTGCAGGTGCTTTCAGCGTTTCCCATCTCGCCATTATGCCGTCAAACAAAGGACTTTTCCATCGCGTCATTATGCAAAGTGGTTCACTTGGTTCCTTTGGATCAGTGATAAGATACCCTGCGGATGCAGCAAGTAATTTTGGGAGTTTTTTACAATGCAGTGGATCAGACAACTCAGAATTACTTCTCACCTGCCTACGTGGGATATCAACGGTGAGATATTTTTGCTTAAAGGTATACTACTACTAG